One genomic window of Aulosira sp. FACHB-615 includes the following:
- a CDS encoding DUF6888 family protein gives MLSKYPQGVKTIPTPEQKTQCYILCCWFTKLYLPINIVRMDERTGNIFLLAGEENIIEIYPNGRWRYIG, from the coding sequence GTGCTTTCAAAATATCCACAAGGAGTTAAAACTATCCCTACACCAGAACAAAAAACGCAGTGTTATATATTGTGCTGCTGGTTTACAAAACTTTATTTACCTATCAATATTGTTCGTATGGATGAACGAACAGGAAATATATTCTTGCTGGCTGGCGAGGAAAATATTATAGAAATATACCCTAACGGACGGTGGAGGTACATCGGATGA
- a CDS encoding ATP-binding protein, whose translation MSRWFNIAGPCKDDIHYMLSPTIRLPDLEELIRQRSYFVVHAPRQTGKTTAMLALAQQLTATGRYAAVMVSAEVGSAFNHDPSAAELAILGTWRNTIEDNLPPELQPPAWVYNAPGQRIGENLRAWSKAINRPLVLFIDEIDSLQDQTLISVLRQLREGYRSRPENFPSSVGLIGLRDVRDYKVASGGSDRLNTSSPFNIKVSSITLRNFNAEEVVELYQQHTEQTGQIFTTEATATAFDLTQGQPWLVNALAKEVVEKMVKDRSIAITKEHILQAKEILIARQDTHLDSLAERLREPRIKAIIEPMLAGLELGDIPNDDIQFVIDLGLCKMHPHGGLTIANPIYREVLPRVLTVTPMASLPVIAPTWLTPEGELNIDALLAAFLKFWRQHGEPLLGSTSYHEIAPHIVLMAFLHRVVNGGGILEREYAIGSDRMDLCLRYKGVILGIELKVWREKKRDPQAEGIEQLESYLGRLGLDFGWLFVFDRRKNALPMEERLSTQVVLTQHQRRITVIRA comes from the coding sequence ATGTCTCGCTGGTTTAATATTGCAGGCCCTTGTAAAGACGATATCCACTATATGCTCTCTCCAACAATACGATTACCAGATTTGGAGGAGCTAATTCGACAGCGTAGTTATTTTGTCGTTCATGCACCGCGACAAACAGGGAAAACCACAGCAATGTTAGCCCTAGCACAGCAACTTACCGCCACAGGACGTTATGCAGCAGTAATGGTATCTGCGGAAGTGGGAAGTGCTTTCAATCATGACCCCAGTGCAGCAGAATTAGCGATTTTGGGAACTTGGCGTAATACAATTGAGGATAACTTACCCCCAGAACTACAACCCCCAGCTTGGGTTTATAATGCCCCTGGGCAGAGAATTGGCGAAAATTTAAGAGCTTGGTCAAAAGCTATAAATCGTCCGTTAGTATTATTTATAGATGAAATTGATTCCCTACAAGACCAAACACTAATTTCAGTTTTACGACAGTTACGTGAAGGCTATCGCAGTCGTCCAGAAAATTTCCCCTCATCCGTGGGATTAATTGGTTTAAGAGATGTCCGGGATTATAAGGTAGCATCAGGTGGGAGTGACAGGTTAAACACATCCAGTCCTTTTAATATTAAAGTCAGTTCCATTACTCTGCGAAATTTTAATGCCGAGGAAGTTGTAGAACTATATCAACAACATACAGAACAGACAGGACAAATTTTCACAACAGAAGCAACAGCAACAGCCTTTGATTTAACCCAAGGACAACCTTGGTTAGTTAATGCCCTTGCTAAGGAAGTTGTGGAAAAGATGGTTAAAGATAGAAGTATTGCTATTACTAAAGAACATATTTTACAAGCAAAAGAAATATTAATTGCCCGTCAAGATACTCATCTTGATAGTTTAGCTGAACGCTTACGAGAACCAAGGATCAAAGCAATTATCGAGCCGATGTTAGCGGGTTTGGAATTGGGGGATATACCCAATGATGATATTCAATTTGTGATTGATTTAGGTTTATGTAAAATGCACCCCCACGGTGGATTAACTATTGCTAATCCCATTTATCGGGAAGTTTTACCCAGGGTATTAACAGTGACACCAATGGCTTCCCTACCAGTGATTGCACCAACTTGGTTAACTCCAGAAGGAGAATTAAATATAGATGCGTTACTTGCAGCATTTCTCAAGTTTTGGCGACAGCACGGAGAACCGTTATTAGGTAGCACTAGCTATCATGAAATTGCACCGCATATTGTATTGATGGCTTTCTTGCATCGTGTGGTTAATGGTGGTGGCATTTTGGAGAGGGAATATGCAATTGGTAGTGACAGAATGGATTTATGTCTGCGTTACAAAGGTGTGATATTAGGTATCGAGTTAAAGGTATGGCGGGAGAAAAAGCGCGATCCCCAAGCTGAGGGGATTGAGCAGTTGGAATCCTATTTAGGGCGTTTGGGGTTAGATTTTGGTTGGTTATTTGTGTTTGACAGGCGGAAAAATGCCTTGCCAATGGAAGAACGTTTATCAACTCAGGTTGTGCTGACACAACATCAGCGTCGGATTACTGTGATTCGGGCTTGA
- a CDS encoding hydrogenase small subunit: protein MTNVLWLQGGACSGNTMSFLNAEEPTVCDLISDFGIKVLWHPSLGLELGNNLQTLLWDCILGNISLDILVFEGSVVNAPNGTGEWNRFADRPMKDWLIDLAKAASFIVAVGDCATWGGIPAMSPNPSESQGLQFLKRQEGGFLGKDFRAKSGLPVINIPGCPAHPDWITQILVAIATGRIGDIALDELNRPQTFFNTFTQTGCTRNVHFAYKATTAEFGQRKGCLFYDLGCRGPMTHSSCNRILWNRVSSKTRAGMPCLGCTEPEFPFFDLKPGTVFKTQTVMGVPKELPPGVNKKDYALLTMVAKDAAPPWAEEDFFTV from the coding sequence ATGACTAACGTACTCTGGCTGCAAGGTGGTGCCTGTTCGGGCAACACCATGTCGTTTCTCAATGCCGAAGAACCGACAGTATGCGACCTCATATCTGACTTTGGCATTAAAGTGCTTTGGCATCCTTCCTTGGGGTTGGAATTAGGCAATAACTTACAAACCCTGCTGTGGGACTGCATTTTAGGTAACATCTCCCTCGATATTTTGGTATTTGAAGGCAGTGTAGTAAATGCCCCCAACGGCACAGGGGAATGGAATCGCTTTGCCGATCGCCCGATGAAAGATTGGTTAATCGACCTAGCCAAAGCTGCCAGCTTCATAGTTGCTGTCGGAGATTGTGCTACTTGGGGGGGGATTCCCGCAATGTCTCCCAACCCCAGCGAATCCCAAGGTTTACAATTTCTCAAACGACAAGAAGGTGGCTTTTTAGGTAAAGACTTCCGCGCCAAATCAGGATTACCTGTGATCAACATTCCAGGATGTCCCGCACACCCTGATTGGATAACGCAGATATTAGTGGCGATCGCTACCGGACGCATCGGCGATATTGCTTTGGATGAACTCAATCGCCCCCAAACCTTCTTCAACACCTTTACCCAAACAGGCTGTACCCGCAACGTCCACTTTGCCTACAAAGCCACAACCGCCGAATTTGGTCAACGTAAAGGCTGTCTGTTCTACGACTTAGGCTGTCGCGGCCCCATGACTCATTCATCCTGTAACCGCATCTTGTGGAACCGCGTCTCCTCCAAAACCCGCGCCGGAATGCCCTGTTTAGGTTGTACAGAACCAGAATTTCCCTTCTTTGACCTCAAACCCGGAACCGTATTTAAAACCCAAACCGTCATGGGAGTTCCCAAAGAACTACCCCCAGGAGTCAACAAAAAAGACTACGCCCTCCTCACAATGGTTGCCAAAGATGCAGCACCACCTTGGGCAGAGGAGGATTTTTTCACAGTTTAG
- a CDS encoding NifU family protein, translating to MTNLEEFIEEINRFEAIISEWDESQRCVAVGLKGAIEALHKEALTRLIKSLKQESISALRHAADDQVVYAVLLYHDLVKPPLPPILQRIQAALDEVRPGLKSHNGDIELVAFKPPDTVEVRLIGTCSSCPASNLTLSQGVEQAIKNYCPEITQVVAVGDRSTVDNTNTGLTTPFPPTITTAWVRVATVEQIPDAGIFVSKVGGHSLILYRQGDRITCYRNACSHLASPLDGGKVENGIITCPTHGFQYQLDTGKCLTADVPLHSYPVQIKGDKAFVKISR from the coding sequence ATGACCAACCTCGAAGAATTCATTGAAGAGATTAACCGCTTTGAGGCAATTATATCTGAGTGGGATGAAAGTCAAAGGTGTGTGGCAGTCGGTCTGAAAGGAGCGATTGAAGCTTTGCATAAAGAAGCATTGACACGGTTGATTAAAAGCCTCAAACAAGAATCTATTTCAGCTTTACGTCATGCTGCTGATGATCAAGTTGTGTATGCAGTTTTGCTATATCATGACTTAGTTAAACCACCGCTACCACCAATATTACAGCGCATTCAAGCCGCCCTTGATGAAGTACGTCCAGGGTTAAAAAGCCACAATGGAGATATAGAATTAGTTGCTTTTAAACCACCAGATACAGTAGAAGTTAGGTTAATCGGAACTTGCAGCAGTTGTCCAGCTTCTAATTTGACTTTATCTCAGGGAGTCGAACAGGCAATTAAAAATTATTGTCCAGAAATTACGCAAGTGGTTGCGGTTGGCGATCGCTCTACGGTAGATAATACCAATACTGGTTTAACTACTCCTTTTCCGCCCACAATTACAACTGCTTGGGTGAGGGTAGCAACAGTAGAACAAATTCCTGATGCGGGGATATTTGTCAGCAAAGTTGGCGGACATTCACTGATTTTATATCGTCAAGGCGATCGCATTACCTGTTACCGCAACGCTTGTTCTCATCTCGCATCACCACTGGACGGCGGAAAGGTAGAAAATGGCATCATCACCTGTCCTACTCACGGGTTTCAATATCAACTAGATACAGGGAAATGTTTAACTGCTGATGTCCCTTTACACTCCTATCCAGTTCAAATTAAAGGTGATAAGGCGTTTGTCAAAATTTCCCGATAA
- a CDS encoding ATP-binding protein yields the protein MPRWFNIAGPCNPEKHYTISATSRLPDLSMLIEQESYFVLHAPRQTGKTTAMLALAQQLTDTGRYAAVVVSVEVGSAFNHDPGAAELAILGTWYDTISIRLSNELQPPVKQWQKEEPGNRIKAFLQGWAKALPRPLVVFIDEIDSLQDQTLISVLRQLRDGFPNRPENFPSSVGLIGLRDVRDYKVASGGSDRLNTSSPFNIKVTSITLRNFNAEEVAELYQQHTAETGQIFTPEATATAFDLTQGQPWLVNALAKEVVEKMVKDRSIAITKEHILQAKEILIARQDTHLDSLAERLREPRIKAIIEPMLAGLELGDIPNDDIQFVIDLGLCKMHPQGGLTIANPIYREVLPRVLTVTPMASLPVIAPTWLTPEGELNLDALLAAFLKFWRQHGEPLLGSTGYHEIAPHIVLMAFLHRVINGGGVLEREYAIGSDRMDLCLRYKDVTLGIELKVWREKKRDPQAEGIEQLESYLARLGLDFGWLFVFDRRKNALPMEERLSTQVVVTQNQRRITVIRA from the coding sequence ATGCCTCGCTGGTTTAATATTGCAGGCCCTTGTAACCCTGAAAAGCACTACACCATCTCAGCCACAAGTCGCCTTCCTGACTTGTCAATGCTGATTGAACAAGAAAGTTATTTTGTTCTTCATGCACCACGACAAACAGGGAAAACCACCGCAATGTTAGCCCTAGCACAGCAACTTACCGATACAGGACGTTATGCAGCAGTAGTGGTATCGGTAGAAGTGGGAAGTGCTTTTAATCATGATCCAGGCGCGGCAGAATTGGCGATTTTGGGAACTTGGTATGATACGATTTCTATCCGCTTATCTAATGAATTACAACCACCTGTTAAGCAATGGCAAAAGGAAGAACCAGGAAACAGAATTAAGGCTTTTTTGCAAGGTTGGGCAAAAGCTTTACCTCGACCTTTGGTAGTATTTATAGATGAAATTGATTCCCTACAAGACCAAACACTAATTTCAGTATTGCGGCAATTACGAGATGGTTTTCCCAATCGTCCAGAAAATTTTCCCTCATCGGTAGGATTAATTGGTTTAAGGGATGTGCGAGATTATAAAGTGGCATCCGGTGGTAGTGACAGGTTAAACACATCCAGTCCTTTTAATATTAAAGTCACTTCCATTACTTTGCGAAATTTTAATGCCGAGGAAGTTGCAGAACTATATCAACAACATACAGCAGAAACAGGACAAATTTTCACACCAGAAGCCACAGCAACAGCCTTTGATTTAACTCAAGGACAACCTTGGTTAGTGAATGCTCTGGCTAAAGAAGTTGTGGAAAAAATGGTGAAGGATAGAAGTATTGCTATTACAAAAGAGCATATTTTACAAGCGAAAGAAATATTAATTGCTCGTCAAGATACTCATCTTGATAGTTTAGCTGAACGCTTACGAGAACCAAGGATAAAAGCAATTATCGAGCCGATGTTAGCGGGTTTGGAATTGGGGGATATACCCAATGATGATATTCAATTTGTGATTGATTTAGGTTTATGTAAAATGCACCCCCAAGGTGGATTAACCATTGCTAATCCCATTTATCGGGAAGTTTTACCCAGAGTGTTAACGGTGACACCAATGGCTTCCCTACCAGTTATTGCACCAACTTGGTTAACCCCAGAAGGAGAATTAAATTTAGATGCGTTACTGGCAGCATTTCTCAAGTTTTGGCGACAGCATGGAGAACCATTATTAGGTAGCACTGGGTATCATGAAATTGCCCCCCACATCGTATTAATGGCTTTCTTGCATCGGGTGATCAATGGTGGTGGAGTCTTGGAGAGGGAATATGCAATTGGTAGTGACAGAATGGATTTATGTCTGCGTTACAAAGATGTCACGTTAGGTATTGAGTTAAAGGTATGGCGGGAGAAAAAGCGTGACCCCCAAGCTGAGGGGATTGAGCAATTAGAATCCTATTTAGCCCGTTTGGGGTTGGATTTTGGTTGGTTATTTGTGTTTGACAGGCGTAAAAATGCCCTCCCAATGGAAGAACGTTTGTCAACTCAGGTTGTGGTGACACAAAATCAGCGCAGGATTACTGTGATTCGGGCTTGA
- the acsF gene encoding magnesium-protoporphyrin IX monomethyl ester (oxidative) cyclase: protein MGYVENTQSNTEILAKETLISVGFYTTNIGKLSSTDTSRFQEAFSTAISNLKNDYTKDKYIRDERFVQSWDHIQGEARELIIKLLKMYCAAEYSGFILYKELSYELKETNSVLSDGFSLMSRDEARHASFLNKAFLDFHIKPGLGFLKKEHRKYVFLPFSWFIYSTYLSERISSCYYITIFEHLESHPEYSIYPLFSFYKSWSEDENRHGDFFGAIIKSQLQLSNGLKARLLCKFFLLMIFSMTYFKHKSNDKLLALLGLDARDYYISTIRKVNNSIRKDLPVVLNVEESHFFEELDICLLHISENEKINISNQNNLLKLIRKIPHYSIILLVMLRLFVMKSINTQVRSPIL, encoded by the coding sequence ATGGGATATGTTGAAAACACACAGTCAAACACCGAGATTTTAGCGAAAGAAACTCTCATTTCCGTAGGATTTTATACAACTAATATCGGAAAACTTTCTAGTACTGATACCTCAAGATTTCAAGAAGCCTTTAGTACTGCTATCTCCAATCTAAAGAACGACTACACTAAAGACAAGTATATACGTGACGAGAGATTTGTTCAATCTTGGGATCACATTCAAGGTGAGGCGCGAGAACTCATAATTAAACTTCTAAAAATGTACTGTGCTGCTGAGTACTCAGGATTTATCCTTTACAAAGAACTATCATATGAACTTAAAGAAACAAACAGTGTCCTCTCAGATGGATTCTCTCTGATGTCTCGTGATGAAGCTCGTCACGCTAGTTTTTTAAATAAAGCCTTCTTAGATTTTCATATTAAACCTGGATTGGGTTTTCTAAAGAAAGAACATAGAAAATATGTTTTTCTACCTTTTTCATGGTTTATCTACTCTACTTATCTGTCTGAGAGAATTTCTAGCTGTTATTACATAACTATTTTCGAGCATTTAGAATCTCATCCTGAATACTCCATTTATCCTCTTTTTAGCTTCTATAAATCATGGAGTGAAGATGAGAATCGACATGGAGATTTTTTTGGTGCAATTATTAAATCCCAACTACAACTTTCTAATGGATTAAAGGCAAGATTACTCTGCAAGTTCTTCTTGCTGATGATTTTCAGCATGACATACTTCAAGCATAAAAGTAATGATAAACTCCTTGCATTGCTTGGGCTAGATGCTCGTGACTACTACATATCTACAATAAGAAAAGTCAACAACTCTATCAGAAAAGATTTACCTGTAGTTCTCAATGTTGAAGAGTCGCATTTCTTTGAAGAATTAGATATTTGCTTGCTGCATATCTCAGAAAATGAAAAAATCAATATTTCAAATCAGAACAATCTCTTAAAATTGATTAGAAAGATTCCGCATTATTCCATTATTTTATTAGTTATGTTACGTTTATTTGTCATGAAATCAATTAATACACAAGTGCGATCGCCAATTCTGTAG
- a CDS encoding DUF6887 family protein yields the protein MSKPNFQAMSQKELHDYVLAHRDDQEAFYAYIDKLHAEANWIEMPPLESLQDLDNYPEFMERFRGNSQA from the coding sequence ATGAGTAAGCCTAACTTTCAAGCTATGAGTCAGAAAGAATTACATGATTATGTTCTTGCTCATCGGGATGACCAAGAAGCTTTTTATGCTTATATAGATAAATTGCACGCGGAGGCAAATTGGATTGAAATGCCACCATTAGAATCATTGCAAGATTTGGATAATTATCCTGAATTTATGGAACGTTTTCGTGGTAATTCTCAAGCTTGA
- a CDS encoding site-specific integrase — protein sequence MSRENQGNCEETYSTSTHEYVNADLTDLFADIFADFEPQNTTDGSYRGTMAKIKATELQYQAVFEQKLVEANTNLKRERIRVSIKQTGNSLQLRATLPLKPGDGNSGKQKKQYDLSLGIPANLEGLKTAIEESYELGKLIARHTFQWNEKYLGIKSREKQEIKTIRELLDTFEEKYYQTRQKSITSQNTFANYISVIKRNFPLTYVATKENFEEIINSVQGNKKNELIAVTSVLIKTFNLGFKLDVKRDNVTPAYREIPDDEKIISAFELFEKFALNRKNTNISDEIDTWEMWRWVYGMLATYGLRPRELFVEPDINWWMSPQNIDHTWKVNKNTKTGYREVLPFVAEWIELFDLKNPKPLNILEQKVAKIASVQNINWMRRDISRWFRKVGIEFQPYDLRHACAIRAHLQGIPIKAAADNLGHTVDEHTKTYQRWFGIENRKKAFGEVISQKSLIELQKNEILALRMENERLRLEVEKLKLLENV from the coding sequence ATGAGCCGAGAAAATCAGGGTAATTGCGAGGAAACATATTCCACATCTACACATGAATATGTAAATGCAGATTTAACCGACTTATTCGCCGATATATTTGCCGATTTTGAGCCGCAGAACACCACAGACGGTAGCTATAGGGGAACAATGGCGAAAATAAAAGCAACGGAATTACAGTATCAAGCAGTTTTTGAACAAAAGTTAGTCGAAGCCAATACTAATTTAAAAAGGGAGAGAATAAGAGTTAGCATTAAACAAACTGGCAATTCTCTCCAATTACGAGCTACCCTACCCTTAAAACCAGGCGATGGAAATTCAGGTAAGCAAAAAAAACAGTATGACTTGTCTCTAGGGATACCAGCAAATTTAGAGGGATTAAAAACTGCAATTGAGGAAAGTTATGAGTTGGGTAAATTAATTGCTCGTCACACTTTCCAGTGGAATGAAAAGTATTTAGGAATTAAATCTAGAGAAAAGCAAGAAATAAAAACAATTAGGGAATTATTAGATACATTTGAAGAAAAATATTACCAAACACGTCAGAAAAGTATCACCAGTCAAAATACTTTTGCTAACTACATATCTGTCATCAAAAGAAACTTCCCTCTCACTTATGTAGCCACAAAAGAAAATTTTGAGGAAATTATTAATTCAGTTCAGGGGAATAAAAAAAATGAACTGATTGCGGTAACTTCTGTTTTGATTAAAACCTTTAATTTAGGATTTAAACTCGATGTTAAACGTGATAATGTCACCCCTGCTTATCGAGAAATCCCTGATGATGAAAAAATAATATCTGCTTTTGAATTATTTGAAAAATTCGCCCTTAACCGCAAAAATACAAATATTAGTGATGAAATAGACACTTGGGAAATGTGGCGTTGGGTATATGGAATGTTAGCGACTTATGGGTTAAGACCAAGGGAATTATTTGTAGAACCGGATATTAATTGGTGGATGTCTCCCCAAAATATAGACCACACTTGGAAAGTGAATAAAAATACAAAAACTGGATATCGAGAAGTTCTTCCTTTTGTAGCTGAATGGATAGAATTATTTGATTTAAAAAATCCCAAACCATTAAATATTTTAGAACAAAAGGTGGCAAAAATTGCCTCTGTACAAAATATTAATTGGATGCGGAGAGATATATCCAGATGGTTTAGAAAAGTGGGAATTGAGTTTCAACCTTATGATTTACGTCATGCTTGTGCAATTCGAGCGCATCTTCAAGGAATACCCATTAAAGCCGCAGCAGATAATTTAGGTCATACTGTTGATGAGCATACAAAAACTTATCAAAGATGGTTTGGGATTGAAAATCGGAAAAAAGCCTTTGGTGAGGTAATTAGTCAAAAGTCGTTAATTGAGTTGCAGAAGAATGAAATATTGGCTTTAAGGATGGAGAATGAGAGGTTGAGGTTAGAGGTGGAAAAGTTGAAATTGTTGGAGAATGTCTAA